A stretch of the Sphingobacterium thalpophilum genome encodes the following:
- a CDS encoding response regulator yields MEAKTILIFDDDINILEICSLILEHDGYQVAVSQTSHDVIERVSMVQPNLILMDNWIPSIGGVEAIRLLKAHPLHRYIPVILLSANYNIEKLAADAGADIFLEKPFSLDDLEKVVKSMLGG; encoded by the coding sequence ATGGAAGCTAAAACTATACTGATCTTTGATGACGACATCAATATTTTGGAGATCTGTTCGCTTATACTTGAGCACGACGGCTATCAGGTTGCTGTTTCCCAAACCTCACACGATGTTATCGAACGGGTCAGTATGGTCCAGCCGAATCTGATCCTCATGGACAACTGGATACCCAGCATTGGTGGCGTAGAGGCGATACGGTTGCTCAAGGCTCATCCCTTACACCGGTATATCCCTGTTATCCTTCTTTCAGCCAACTATAATATAGAGAAGCTAGCTGCGGATGCCGGCGCTGATATTTTTCTTGAAAAGCCTTTTAGCCTAGATGATCTGGAAAAGGTCGTGAAGAGCATGTTAGGCGGATAA
- a CDS encoding sigma-70 family RNA polymerase sigma factor: MEHIRPIKSSDQKSFNSVYEMYHGQIYGFVLKRTQSDYIAQEVTQLTFIKLWNQREKLNEELSILIQLFGMARQVMIDLLRKEAIRFKHEGQTAATPFTDSLIRSIESKDLLQMMERDIQNMPRMRRKVFELSRKDELSHKEIAALFSISTKTVEQHITKALLQLKQHLYSIML; encoded by the coding sequence ATGGAACACATTCGGCCTATCAAATCTTCTGATCAGAAAAGCTTCAATAGTGTATACGAAATGTATCACGGGCAGATTTATGGTTTTGTCCTAAAGCGGACGCAGTCGGACTATATTGCCCAGGAAGTCACCCAGCTGACTTTCATCAAACTGTGGAACCAACGCGAGAAATTGAACGAGGAGCTCAGCATTCTGATTCAGCTCTTCGGCATGGCCCGACAGGTGATGATTGATCTGCTGCGCAAGGAGGCCATCCGGTTTAAACATGAAGGCCAGACCGCGGCAACACCTTTTACCGATAGCCTGATCCGATCCATAGAAAGCAAAGACCTGTTGCAAATGATGGAAAGAGATATCCAGAATATGCCACGCATGCGACGCAAGGTCTTTGAACTAAGCCGCAAAGACGAGCTCTCGCATAAAGAGATCGCAGCCCTGTTTTCCATCTCCACCAAAACGGTGGAACAGCATATCACGAAAGCTCTGTTGCAGCTCAAACAGCACCTTTATTCGATTATGTTATAA
- a CDS encoding FecR family protein has protein sequence MKQDKQQQIRKKIWKMPFLVDELFKDDDWSLFDGTTAQHKVPTGEMKKRIQTAIQAAEQRLEKKAVRKYRLMRLLRYSAAAAILVFFSFHFITWWIKDEEHATKDRAVALSQAVMSDTSWTFIENRASAPIRIKLADGSHVKLFAKSCIRYRKVFTPQARDIELIGKAYFDVASDAERPFSVYAGGTKTTALGTSFTIQTGRKKRAVTVALHTGKVLVASVDHKFKAVFLKSPGQRLSVDNFGLTREHIPVKKRIEQKELHADSPVDLLDLKNTPMPLVLQALERTFKLKLHIGDRDIADIHYTGQIDVHKDQVKDILTTICLINELRYVSNADGSYTLYKQDSKTNEHLNN, from the coding sequence ATGAAGCAGGATAAACAGCAGCAGATACGCAAAAAGATCTGGAAAATGCCCTTTCTGGTCGACGAACTTTTCAAGGACGATGACTGGAGCCTATTTGATGGCACAACGGCACAGCACAAGGTACCCACCGGGGAAATGAAAAAGCGGATCCAGACCGCAATACAGGCGGCGGAACAACGGCTGGAAAAAAAGGCTGTCCGTAAATATAGGCTCATGCGTCTATTACGCTATAGTGCCGCAGCGGCCATACTTGTCTTCTTTTCTTTCCATTTTATCACCTGGTGGATCAAAGATGAAGAACACGCAACTAAGGACAGGGCAGTTGCATTGTCTCAGGCAGTGATGAGTGATACGAGCTGGACCTTTATCGAAAATCGAGCATCCGCGCCCATACGGATCAAGTTGGCGGATGGATCCCATGTTAAGCTGTTTGCAAAGAGTTGTATTCGCTACCGTAAGGTTTTCACGCCTCAAGCACGCGACATCGAGCTGATCGGGAAGGCCTATTTTGATGTCGCTTCCGACGCCGAACGCCCATTTTCGGTATATGCCGGTGGAACCAAAACGACGGCACTCGGCACCTCCTTTACGATCCAGACTGGCAGGAAAAAAAGGGCTGTAACGGTAGCGCTTCATACCGGCAAGGTGCTTGTTGCCTCGGTGGATCATAAGTTTAAAGCGGTCTTTCTGAAGAGCCCCGGCCAACGGCTGTCCGTTGACAACTTTGGGCTTACCAGGGAACATATACCGGTAAAAAAACGCATCGAACAAAAAGAGCTGCACGCTGATTCACCTGTTGACCTGCTGGATCTAAAAAATACACCTATGCCGCTCGTGCTGCAAGCATTGGAAAGAACTTTTAAGCTTAAGCTTCATATTGGTGACCGGGATATCGCAGACATCCATTATACAGGCCAGATCGATGTGCATAAAGATCAGGTTAAAGACATCCTAACGACAATCTGTCTGATCAACGAATTGCGCTATGTATCAAATGCCGACGGAAGTTACACCCTTTATAAACAAGATAGTAAAACCAACGAACATCTAAACAACTAA